In one window of Desulfovibrio sp. DNA:
- the ybgF gene encoding tol-pal system protein YbgF, translated as MNKLFAVPLACVLLSTGCASTAQLRHVEGKETANQKTLRETDQRLNALEQSVATLDSQVAQLKNRTFEVRTRGGQKTSMTVVPILPPAPVKPVPSAAAGASSDSPGATGAAPASEPAGQRPPDVALGHNGPSVVTAPPVAAPAAQAAPPVTVPPVAASAGSSGAAPLAAEPAPSSAKTSEKTPAAKGKETPPAAVAPETASGPKGRVIDPAAPPRSFPQDSTSTSVTANGAVASPAVASPAAASPAAANPSQGKAATAGPHGQVGTSNKTSQPASGAGTPSVGLPPVAAPEPVVPPAVSPTNFASQGTNQPTVPASPASSGKGAPAGGNAAVPVPSLPPSELALPPEYPGLPPVEAAGAATPTVTSAPAVRAAAPAAQTAPTAPAKSSPSAAAAPQAATQQVAKPAKNEKAAYDAALKFMTSGRSAEGITRFEGFLQEYPQGVYAANAEYWIGEGLYAQGNYQEALNQFRKVDASYPQHHKNADALLKTGMCLSRLGDKTAAAEAYKQLLARFPNSEAARIARSRGLAR; from the coding sequence ATGAATAAACTTTTTGCTGTACCTCTGGCTTGCGTGCTTTTGTCCACGGGTTGCGCTTCAACAGCGCAACTGCGCCATGTGGAAGGTAAAGAAACGGCCAACCAGAAGACCCTGCGCGAAACCGATCAGCGTTTGAATGCTCTGGAGCAGAGCGTGGCCACTCTGGACAGCCAGGTGGCCCAGCTCAAAAACAGAACATTTGAAGTGCGCACCCGTGGCGGCCAGAAGACCAGCATGACTGTCGTTCCCATCCTGCCACCTGCCCCGGTGAAGCCGGTGCCGTCGGCGGCAGCGGGCGCATCGTCGGACTCCCCTGGCGCGACAGGCGCGGCCCCGGCCTCTGAACCGGCTGGCCAACGTCCGCCGGATGTGGCGCTGGGACATAACGGCCCCTCGGTCGTGACTGCTCCGCCAGTCGCAGCCCCGGCGGCCCAGGCAGCCCCGCCAGTCACAGTCCCGCCAGTCGCAGCTTCGGCAGGATCTTCCGGCGCAGCCCCCCTGGCGGCAGAACCAGCGCCTTCTTCCGCAAAGACGAGTGAAAAAACGCCCGCCGCCAAGGGCAAGGAAACACCGCCCGCCGCCGTTGCGCCTGAAACTGCCAGCGGCCCCAAGGGGCGGGTTATCGATCCTGCGGCTCCGCCACGTTCTTTTCCCCAGGACTCCACCTCTACTTCGGTGACTGCAAATGGAGCCGTCGCCAGCCCTGCCGTCGCCAGCCCTGCCGCTGCCAGTCCTGCCGCTGCCAATCCTTCTCAGGGTAAGGCCGCCACGGCTGGCCCTCATGGGCAGGTCGGCACATCAAATAAAACTTCTCAGCCTGCCAGTGGGGCGGGAACGCCTAGTGTGGGCCTGCCGCCTGTGGCAGCCCCGGAACCCGTGGTGCCGCCTGCTGTCAGTCCGACAAATTTTGCAAGCCAAGGGACGAATCAGCCCACCGTGCCCGCCAGCCCCGCCAGCTCTGGCAAGGGCGCTCCGGCAGGTGGCAATGCGGCAGTTCCCGTGCCCTCCTTGCCACCTTCAGAGCTAGCTTTGCCGCCGGAATATCCCGGCCTGCCCCCTGTGGAAGCAGCAGGTGCTGCCACGCCAACGGTCACATCCGCTCCCGCAGTACGGGCGGCTGCTCCTGCTGCCCAGACTGCTCCGACGGCCCCGGCAAAATCTTCGCCTTCTGCCGCTGCCGCGCCCCAAGCCGCCACACAGCAAGTCGCCAAGCCTGCGAAGAATGAAAAAGCTGCCTATGATGCGGCCCTTAAATTCATGACGTCCGGGCGCTCTGCCGAGGGCATAACCCGGTTCGAAGGCTTCCTTCAGGAATACCCGCAGGGCGTGTATGCGGCCAATGCCGAATACTGGATTGGCGAGGGTTTGTATGCGCAGGGCAACTATCAGGAAGCGCTGAACCAGTTCCGCAAGGTTGACGCATCCTATCCGCAGCACCACAAAAATGCCGATGCCCTGCTTAAAACCGGCATGTGCCTGAGCCGTCTTGGCGACAAGACGGCGGCCGCCGAGGCATACAAACAGTTGCTGGCGCGCTTCCCCAACTCCGAGGCCGCCCGGATCGCCCGGTCACGCGGACTGGCCCGCTAG
- the dprA gene encoding DNA-processing protein DprA: MSQGLSWAEMGEEARTEYWASLALRHCTGLGARSCARLLRTFGSAYAAVQSRQRWREAGLTQKQSAEMATGSWRVTARQEWDSVRDIDAAILLWTDPLYPAPLRQLPDAPVLLYCQGEMSLLQAPAFAIVGSRRSTEHGRTVAAHMARCLSSCGVTIVSGMALGIDRVAHEAALARIGRSIGVLGTGIDVMYPRGNRGVFDAMREHGLLISEFMPGALPLPEHFPVRNRIISGLALGVLVVEAASRSGSLITARLALEQNREVYAVPGPALDSHCLGCQDLVRQGARPVFSAEDVLRDLADQLRPYGISQASLSEEEKSVQDQDDGADQAVIKREAVIKREIAGTGEAATDSRRVRTDVSTQKDEAIKADDQPLQQDLPPLDAAEQLAPSERRALLLDCLRQKGPMQADDLACTLAMPVSEMNAMLVGLEMLGQVRRLPGARYEAGV; this comes from the coding sequence ATGTCCCAAGGGCTGTCCTGGGCCGAAATGGGCGAAGAGGCCCGTACCGAATACTGGGCCAGCCTGGCTCTGCGGCACTGCACCGGGCTTGGGGCCCGATCATGCGCGCGGCTTTTGCGTACGTTCGGTTCAGCCTACGCCGCGGTACAGTCCCGGCAGCGCTGGCGTGAAGCAGGGCTTACCCAGAAGCAGTCGGCCGAAATGGCCACCGGCTCATGGCGCGTTACGGCTCGGCAGGAGTGGGACAGCGTGCGCGACATTGACGCCGCTATCCTGTTATGGACAGACCCCCTGTACCCGGCCCCGCTGCGGCAACTGCCGGACGCTCCCGTATTGCTGTACTGCCAGGGAGAAATGTCGCTCTTGCAGGCTCCGGCTTTTGCCATCGTGGGTTCGCGTCGATCTACGGAACACGGCAGAACCGTGGCGGCCCATATGGCCCGGTGTCTGTCGTCCTGCGGGGTGACTATTGTATCGGGTATGGCGCTGGGCATTGACAGGGTGGCCCATGAGGCAGCTCTGGCCCGCATCGGACGCAGTATTGGCGTACTCGGCACAGGCATTGACGTCATGTACCCACGGGGAAACAGGGGCGTTTTTGACGCCATGCGGGAGCATGGTCTGCTGATTTCAGAATTTATGCCCGGGGCGCTGCCCTTGCCCGAACATTTCCCTGTGCGCAACCGAATTATCAGCGGTCTTGCCCTTGGCGTTCTGGTGGTGGAAGCCGCCAGCCGTTCCGGCAGCCTCATTACAGCCCGCCTGGCACTGGAGCAAAACCGTGAGGTTTACGCAGTGCCCGGCCCGGCGCTGGATTCGCACTGCCTGGGCTGTCAGGATCTGGTACGGCAGGGTGCGCGCCCTGTGTTCAGCGCCGAGGACGTGTTGCGCGATCTGGCGGATCAGCTTCGGCCGTATGGCATCAGTCAGGCAAGCCTGAGCGAAGAGGAAAAATCCGTGCAGGATCAGGATGACGGCGCTGACCAGGCCGTGATCAAAAGAGAGGCCGTGATCAAAAGAGAGATCGCGGGCACGGGCGAGGCCGCCACGGACAGTCGCCGCGTGCGCACAGACGTAAGTACACAGAAGGACGAAGCCATAAAGGCTGACGACCAGCCTTTACAGCAGGATCTGCCCCCGTTGGACGCCGCCGAACAGCTTGCGCCCTCGGAGCGCAGGGCGCTTCTGCTGGACTGCCTGCGCCAGAAAGGCCCCATGCAGGCTGATGATCTGGCCTGCACCCTTGCCATGCCGGTGTCAGAGATGAATGCCATGCTTGTGGGGCTTGAGATGCTTGGGCAGGTGCGCAGACTGCCGGGAGCCCGGTATGAGGCCGGAGTATGA
- a CDS encoding tyrosine recombinase XerC codes for MSGVDAGGAKAAVVDRSPLFIEAFLTWMAVQKGASEATQKAYAVDLGQLAEFLRGQGVSLGQPQTVTRRHIQSFLAWLFRKGDAKSSMARKLAAARSFFRFQQRGGRVTENVAALVRNPRQEKRHPRTLNVDETFALLDSTKGPAGGGGPVSGSAEEERILCRDLALAELLYGSGLRISEALGLDVDDVQLSSRVLRIMGKGSNERLAPLSDTSHESLKRWLEERPLLALPEEPAVFVGTRGGRLNRREAARIVERLCQRAGLTFTVSPHSLRHSFATHLLEAGADLRSVQELLGHQRLTTTQRYTQVSLESLMQTYDHAHPRALKK; via the coding sequence GTGTCCGGCGTGGATGCAGGTGGTGCAAAGGCCGCCGTGGTTGACCGCAGCCCACTTTTTATTGAGGCATTTCTGACCTGGATGGCTGTGCAAAAAGGGGCCTCCGAGGCAACGCAAAAAGCCTATGCGGTTGATCTTGGACAACTGGCGGAGTTTTTGCGCGGCCAGGGGGTCAGCCTGGGGCAGCCACAAACCGTGACGCGCCGCCATATCCAGTCTTTTCTGGCCTGGCTGTTTCGCAAGGGGGACGCCAAAAGCTCCATGGCGCGCAAACTGGCGGCAGCACGATCTTTCTTTCGGTTTCAGCAGCGGGGTGGTAGAGTCACGGAAAACGTGGCCGCACTGGTGCGTAATCCCCGCCAGGAAAAACGTCACCCACGCACACTCAATGTGGATGAAACTTTTGCCCTGCTGGACAGTACCAAGGGGCCGGCTGGCGGTGGCGGGCCTGTTTCCGGCAGTGCGGAAGAAGAGCGAATTCTATGCCGCGACCTGGCTCTGGCTGAACTGCTGTACGGCTCAGGGTTGCGCATATCCGAAGCTCTGGGCCTGGATGTGGACGACGTACAACTGAGTTCGCGTGTGTTGCGTATCATGGGCAAGGGCTCAAATGAAAGGCTTGCGCCGCTTTCGGACACGTCACACGAAAGCCTGAAGCGCTGGCTTGAAGAGCGCCCGCTGTTGGCGCTGCCGGAAGAACCGGCAGTGTTTGTGGGCACGCGGGGGGGCCGTCTTAACAGGAGGGAAGCCGCGCGTATTGTGGAACGCCTGTGTCAGCGCGCGGGACTGACCTTTACCGTGTCGCCGCACAGTTTGCGTCACTCCTTTGCCACCCATCTGCTGGAGGCTGGGGCAGACCTGCGCAGTGTTCAGGAATTGCTTGGACATCAGCGCCTTACGACAACACAGCGGTATACGCAGGTGAGCCTGGAAAGCCTGATGCAAACCTATGACCATGCGCATCCAAGGGCCTTGAAAAAATAA
- a CDS encoding manganese-dependent inorganic pyrophosphatase: MSALVLGHMNPDTDSIVSAIVAADLYSKRGMDVTPVAQGAPTPETEFVLKKFGIAAPQVVADVAGKDVYLVDYSDLAQAPKGMDSATVLGIVDHHKLGDVTTSSPLEAWIWPVGCTNTVLKNMYDFYGIEIPKNLAGAMLCAILSDTVIFKSPTCTPADKKAVEELAKIAGVSDVVALGMEMFKVKSAVDGTPMKDLVFRDYKDFDMNGNKVGIGQLEVVDLSILEPVKAGLQAEIEKVKAEGRHSVFLLLTDIMKEGSEMLIVSDDPSVVEKAFGVKAEGSTVWLPGVMSRKKQVVPNFEKAFK; the protein is encoded by the coding sequence ATGTCTGCATTAGTTCTTGGTCACATGAATCCTGATACCGATAGCATTGTTTCCGCCATTGTCGCCGCTGATCTGTACAGCAAGCGCGGTATGGACGTCACCCCGGTTGCCCAGGGCGCGCCCACTCCCGAAACCGAATTTGTGCTGAAGAAGTTCGGCATCGCTGCTCCTCAGGTTGTCGCCGACGTGGCTGGCAAGGATGTTTATCTGGTTGACTACTCCGATCTGGCCCAGGCCCCCAAGGGCATGGATTCCGCCACTGTGCTCGGCATTGTCGACCACCACAAGCTTGGTGACGTGACCACTTCTTCGCCGCTGGAAGCCTGGATCTGGCCCGTGGGCTGCACCAACACCGTTCTCAAGAACATGTATGACTTCTACGGCATCGAAATTCCCAAGAACCTTGCTGGCGCGATGCTGTGCGCTATCCTGTCCGACACGGTTATCTTCAAGTCCCCCACCTGTACCCCTGCTGATAAAAAGGCCGTTGAAGAACTGGCCAAGATCGCGGGCGTGAGCGATGTGGTGGCTCTGGGCATGGAAATGTTCAAGGTCAAGAGCGCTGTTGACGGCACCCCCATGAAAGACCTTGTCTTCCGTGACTACAAAGATTTTGACATGAACGGCAACAAGGTCGGCATTGGCCAGCTTGAAGTGGTTGACCTTTCCATCCTTGAGCCCGTGAAGGCCGGCCTGCAGGCAGAAATTGAAAAGGTCAAGGCTGAAGGCCGCCACAGCGTCTTCCTGCTGCTGACCGACATCATGAAAGAAGGCTCGGAAATGCTCATCGTCTCCGACGACCCCTCAGTGGTGGAAAAAGCTTTTGGCGTCAAGGCCGAAGGCTCCACCGTGTGGCTGCCCGGCGTCATGAGCCGCAAAAAGCAGGTTGTGCCCAACTTTGAAAAGGCTTTCAAGTAA
- a CDS encoding PTS sugar transporter subunit IIB produces the protein MWFRVDNRLVHGQVIEAWLPYTGARHLIVANDELAADALRQQIIELAVPQRILTHFIPVHDLAITLDACGEDCFVLFGNCQDARRASNAGIIMETLNIGNLHYGPEKMQILPHVALSAEDREDLRSIQQHLVLLDFRSVPTETVRGPHEQLI, from the coding sequence ATGTGGTTTCGTGTGGACAATCGCCTGGTGCATGGGCAAGTCATTGAAGCGTGGTTGCCCTATACCGGCGCCAGGCATCTGATTGTCGCCAATGACGAACTGGCGGCAGACGCGTTGCGGCAGCAGATAATCGAGCTTGCCGTGCCGCAGCGCATCCTCACGCACTTCATCCCTGTACACGATCTGGCCATAACGCTGGACGCATGCGGCGAAGACTGTTTTGTGCTCTTTGGGAATTGTCAGGACGCGCGTCGCGCGAGCAATGCGGGCATAATTATGGAAACGCTCAATATCGGCAACCTGCATTACGGCCCTGAAAAAATGCAAATCCTTCCTCATGTGGCGCTATCCGCCGAAGACAGGGAAGATTTGCGCTCCATCCAGCAGCATCTGGTGCTTCTTGATTTTCGCAGCGTCCCCACAGAAACCGTAAGGGGTCCCCATGAGCAGCTTATATGA
- a CDS encoding PTS sugar transporter subunit IIA: MTEDSKKTQVGIIIVSHADYGSAMLRTAEFILGPQSDCSSISVDIAHEVSETVRRLTDAAQRLDKGAGVIILTDMFGGTPTNLALALLATHKVEVVTGANLPMLLKVFSAREKNLEELAQLAGEAGSKGIVVAGNMLRNKARAKNDG, translated from the coding sequence ATGACGGAAGACAGCAAGAAGACACAGGTAGGGATTATTATTGTCTCGCATGCCGACTATGGTTCTGCCATGCTGCGCACGGCCGAATTCATCCTTGGCCCGCAAAGCGACTGTAGCTCCATCAGTGTGGACATTGCCCATGAAGTTTCTGAAACGGTACGCCGCCTTACCGATGCCGCGCAGCGGCTGGACAAGGGCGCGGGGGTCATTATTCTTACCGACATGTTTGGCGGCACGCCCACAAACCTCGCCCTTGCACTGCTCGCCACCCACAAGGTGGAAGTGGTGACGGGCGCAAACCTGCCCATGCTGCTCAAGGTCTTTTCCGCGCGCGAAAAAAACCTGGAAGAGCTGGCGCAGCTTGCTGGCGAGGCGGGCTCCAAAGGCATCGTTGTCGCAGGAAACATGCTGCGCAATAAAGCACGGGCCAAAAACGACGGCTAA
- the rapZ gene encoding RNase adapter RapZ — protein MTATTKQPQKTSAANPAAELPVAVCIVTGLSGAGKSTALKVFEDMGHFVVDGLPASLAPEMVSMMSRPSMSHFKGIALGMDLRQSNFLDEINEALSDLTAQNIRPMLLFLECNVQELLRRYATTRRPHPLEREGMGLETALLSERNSLRPLREMADLVVDTSRFSIHDLRRAIQKRWSDSKSKLRAIKVNIISFGFKYGVPREADFVFDLRFLSNPYFVDELRPLSGKDKAVAQYVFDKPNAREFRAKLMDLLLFMLPLMEAEGRYRVTIAVGCTGGRHRSVAMAEEITQALKQADYPTTLEHRHLELG, from the coding sequence ATGACTGCCACCACAAAGCAGCCACAAAAAACATCGGCTGCGAATCCCGCAGCCGAACTGCCGGTAGCCGTGTGCATTGTCACCGGCCTTTCCGGCGCGGGCAAAAGTACGGCCCTTAAAGTATTTGAGGATATGGGGCACTTTGTGGTGGACGGGTTGCCGGCAAGCCTGGCCCCTGAAATGGTAAGCATGATGTCTCGCCCTTCCATGAGCCATTTCAAGGGAATAGCCCTTGGCATGGATCTGCGCCAGAGCAACTTTCTGGATGAGATCAATGAAGCGCTGTCTGATCTCACCGCCCAGAACATTCGCCCCATGCTCCTGTTTCTGGAATGCAACGTGCAGGAACTGCTGCGCCGCTACGCCACAACGCGCCGCCCCCATCCCCTGGAACGCGAGGGCATGGGGCTTGAAACAGCGCTGCTTTCCGAGCGCAACAGCCTGCGCCCTTTACGGGAAATGGCCGACCTTGTGGTGGACACTTCCCGCTTCTCCATTCATGACTTGCGCCGGGCCATTCAAAAGCGCTGGAGCGACAGCAAAAGCAAGCTTCGGGCCATCAAGGTCAACATCATCTCCTTTGGCTTCAAATATGGCGTCCCCCGTGAGGCCGACTTCGTGTTTGACCTGCGCTTTCTTAGCAATCCATATTTTGTTGATGAACTGCGCCCCCTGAGCGGCAAAGACAAGGCCGTGGCGCAATATGTTTTTGACAAGCCCAATGCGCGCGAATTTCGAGCAAAACTTATGGACCTGCTGCTGTTCATGCTGCCGCTTATGGAAGCTGAAGGCCGCTACCGCGTCACCATTGCCGTTGGCTGCACCGGCGGTCGCCACCGCTCCGTGGCCATGGCCGAAGAAATCACGCAGGCCCTGAAACAGGCAGACTACCCCACGACCCTGGAACACCGACATCTTGAACTTGGCTAG
- the hpf gene encoding ribosome hibernation-promoting factor, HPF/YfiA family: MNISFAFKNFEASDHLKKYARRRMEKLGRFFGKSSGLEVSVVLTVDKFRHRCEVTVVGEGLHINATEQTSDMYAAIDLVTDKVEAQIKRQVSRVKTQRRKARSEDVDVFTYNLDADAEVAQPVEGTDRLATKPLHLDEALMQLDSIGSEFLVFFNAENGRINVVYRTRTSSYALIDPVL, encoded by the coding sequence ATGAACATCTCTTTTGCCTTCAAAAACTTTGAAGCCTCCGACCATCTTAAAAAGTATGCCCGACGCCGCATGGAAAAGCTGGGGCGTTTTTTTGGCAAGTCTTCCGGTCTTGAGGTAAGCGTGGTGCTTACCGTGGACAAGTTTCGCCATCGCTGCGAAGTGACAGTTGTCGGCGAAGGTTTGCATATAAATGCAACGGAACAGACGTCAGATATGTACGCCGCCATCGACCTTGTGACAGACAAGGTCGAGGCACAGATCAAGCGCCAGGTCTCACGGGTCAAGACGCAGCGCCGCAAGGCACGTTCCGAAGATGTTGACGTCTTTACCTATAACCTTGACGCAGACGCTGAAGTGGCGCAACCGGTTGAAGGCACTGACCGCCTCGCCACCAAGCCGCTGCACCTTGACGAGGCGCTCATGCAGCTTGATTCCATTGGCAGTGAGTTCCTGGTGTTTTTCAACGCCGAAAACGGCCGCATCAACGTGGTGTACCGCACCCGCACGAGCAGCTACGCGCTGATTGACCCCGTCTTATAA
- the rpoN gene encoding RNA polymerase factor sigma-54, translated as MALELRQQLKLTQQLVMTPQLQQAIKLLQLSRMELLETVQQEMLDNPFLEESQGDDISTDPGEDRREKAAEEVYDQDLAKDADWEDYLGEFASTPRLVQPREYEVAEDISPLEARYSAKPTLEGHLMWQLRLSSLTEQQKDIGEVIIGNLSSAGYLQASLEEIAQMTESEPAEVQAVLEKIQLFDPVGVAARDARECLLVQIKSLKYDRDPILLELVRSHLEDLEAKRYKPLLRKFKLDMEELKEYLDIIQSLDPLPGASFGGGEPTYVSPDVFVYKMGDEFVILLNEDGLPQLQLSNMSQMDLKGSSDKEKEYCTEKMRSASWLIKSLYQRQRTLYKVMESIVRHQQPFFEDGVTRLAPLILKDIADDISMHESTVSRITTNKYVATPHGIFELKFFFNSGLELDDGSQVGSESVKALIKKFIADEDARSPLSDERIGEMLKDHLKVNIARRTVAKYRTALDIPSSSRRKEHF; from the coding sequence ATGGCACTGGAACTTCGACAGCAACTAAAACTGACTCAGCAGCTCGTGATGACCCCGCAATTGCAGCAGGCCATCAAGCTGCTCCAGCTCTCACGCATGGAGCTTCTTGAGACTGTGCAGCAGGAGATGCTGGACAATCCTTTTCTTGAAGAATCCCAAGGCGATGACATTTCGACAGATCCCGGGGAAGACAGGCGGGAAAAAGCCGCCGAAGAGGTGTACGACCAAGACCTGGCCAAGGATGCTGACTGGGAGGATTACCTTGGAGAGTTCGCCAGCACCCCCCGCCTTGTGCAGCCACGTGAGTATGAGGTTGCCGAAGACATTTCCCCCCTCGAAGCGCGCTATTCGGCCAAGCCCACCCTTGAAGGCCACCTGATGTGGCAATTGCGTCTTTCATCACTCACAGAACAGCAAAAAGACATAGGCGAAGTCATCATCGGCAACCTTTCTTCAGCGGGCTATCTGCAGGCCAGCCTGGAAGAAATCGCGCAGATGACGGAATCGGAACCGGCAGAAGTTCAGGCAGTGCTTGAAAAGATACAACTGTTTGATCCCGTGGGCGTAGCCGCCCGCGATGCCCGTGAATGCCTGCTCGTACAGATAAAAAGCCTGAAGTATGACCGCGACCCCATATTGCTTGAACTGGTGCGCTCGCACCTGGAGGACCTTGAGGCCAAGCGCTACAAGCCTCTTCTGCGCAAATTCAAGCTGGATATGGAGGAACTGAAAGAATATCTGGACATCATCCAGAGCCTTGACCCCCTGCCCGGAGCCAGTTTTGGCGGTGGCGAACCGACCTATGTGAGCCCTGATGTTTTTGTGTACAAAATGGGTGATGAGTTCGTCATCCTGCTCAACGAGGACGGCTTGCCGCAGTTGCAGCTTTCCAACATGAGCCAGATGGACTTGAAGGGATCTTCGGATAAGGAAAAAGAATACTGTACAGAAAAAATGCGCTCGGCCAGCTGGCTCATCAAGAGCCTCTATCAGCGCCAGCGCACCCTGTACAAGGTTATGGAAAGCATCGTTCGCCACCAGCAGCCCTTTTTCGAGGATGGCGTGACGCGCCTGGCGCCGCTTATTCTCAAGGACATTGCTGACGACATCAGCATGCATGAATCCACGGTAAGCCGCATCACGACAAACAAGTATGTGGCGACGCCGCACGGTATTTTTGAACTGAAATTTTTCTTCAACAGCGGCCTGGAGCTTGATGACGGCAGTCAGGTCGGCTCCGAGAGCGTCAAGGCCCTCATCAAAAAGTTCATCGCTGACGAAGATGCCAGGTCTCCCCTGAGCGATGAACGCATCGGCGAGATGCTGAAAGACCACCTCAAGGTCAACATAGCACGGCGCACTGTGGCCAAGTACCGCACCGCCCTTGATATTCCGTCATCTTCAAGACGCAAGGAACATTTCTAA
- a CDS encoding CTP synthase, producing MKTKFIFVTGGVLSSLGKGLAASSLGALLKTRGLTVTIQKLDPYINVDPGTMNPFQHGEVFVTDDGAETDLDLGHYERYLNVPMSRKNNTTSGAIYNQVIAKERRGDYLGATVQVIPHITDEIKSVVLSLAEGEDAPDVAIIEIGGTVGDIEGLPFLEAIRQLRSDIGRDNCLNIHLTLVPYLRTAGEHKTKPTQHSVKELLSIGIQPDIILCRCEQSIPEELRRKIALFCNVDQDAVFSSVDVNNIYEVPLKFYEEGFDQKVAIMLRLPARNAHLEAWEKLVSDCADPKGTVTIAIVGKYVDLKEAYKSLHEALIHGGVANRVQVNLRYVNSENIDASNVAEHLKGCNGILVPGGFGYRGVEGKIMAIQYAREKKVPFFGICLGMQCAVIEFARHVAEMADANSEEFDHRSKHKVIYLMTEWYDFRTKNVEKRDAGSDKGGTMRLGSYPCKVLPNSRAFEAYKKELVEERHRHRYEFNNEFKEALAEKGMVFSGTSPDGNLVEIVELPDHPWFLGCQFHPEFKSRPMDAHPLFREFITAAKKHAKV from the coding sequence ATGAAAACGAAATTTATCTTTGTGACGGGCGGAGTTCTGTCATCTCTGGGCAAGGGGCTTGCGGCGTCCTCACTGGGCGCGCTGCTGAAAACCCGTGGCCTTACGGTAACCATACAGAAGCTTGATCCCTATATTAACGTTGACCCTGGCACCATGAACCCCTTCCAGCACGGCGAGGTTTTCGTCACCGACGACGGCGCTGAAACCGACCTGGACCTGGGCCATTACGAACGCTACCTCAACGTGCCCATGTCGCGGAAAAACAATACCACCTCCGGGGCCATCTACAATCAGGTCATCGCCAAGGAACGTCGCGGCGACTATCTGGGCGCCACGGTGCAGGTTATTCCCCACATTACCGACGAGATCAAAAGCGTGGTTCTGTCCCTGGCTGAAGGGGAGGATGCCCCTGATGTGGCCATCATCGAAATCGGCGGCACTGTCGGCGATATTGAAGGGCTGCCCTTCCTTGAGGCCATACGCCAGCTGCGTTCCGATATTGGCCGTGACAACTGCCTCAACATCCATCTTACCCTTGTGCCCTACCTGCGCACCGCTGGCGAGCACAAGACCAAGCCCACCCAGCACAGCGTCAAGGAGCTCCTTTCCATCGGCATTCAGCCCGATATCATCCTTTGCCGCTGTGAGCAGAGCATCCCCGAAGAACTGCGCCGCAAAATAGCCCTCTTCTGTAACGTCGATCAGGACGCCGTGTTCTCCTCGGTGGATGTGAACAATATTTATGAAGTGCCGCTGAAGTTTTACGAAGAAGGCTTTGACCAGAAGGTGGCAATCATGCTGCGCCTGCCAGCGCGCAATGCCCATCTTGAAGCCTGGGAAAAGCTCGTCAGCGACTGCGCCGACCCCAAGGGCACGGTTACCATCGCCATTGTGGGCAAGTACGTGGACCTGAAAGAGGCGTACAAAAGCCTGCATGAAGCCCTGATCCACGGCGGCGTGGCCAATCGCGTTCAGGTGAACCTGCGCTACGTGAATTCCGAAAATATCGACGCCAGCAATGTGGCGGAACATCTGAAAGGCTGCAACGGCATTCTCGTTCCCGGCGGCTTTGGCTACCGTGGCGTTGAAGGCAAGATTATGGCCATCCAGTATGCACGTGAAAAAAAGGTGCCCTTCTTTGGCATCTGCCTTGGCATGCAGTGCGCTGTCATCGAATTTGCCCGCCATGTGGCGGAAATGGCCGACGCAAACTCCGAAGAGTTCGACCACCGCTCCAAGCACAAAGTCATTTACCTCATGACCGAATGGTACGACTTCCGCACCAAGAACGTTGAAAAACGCGATGCGGGCAGCGACAAGGGCGGCACCATGCGCCTTGGGTCATACCCGTGCAAGGTTCTGCCCAATTCCCGCGCGTTTGAAGCGTACAAGAAAGAACTGGTTGAAGAGCGCCACCGCCACCGCTATGAATTCAACAATGAGTTCAAGGAAGCTCTGGCGGAAAAGGGCATGGTTTTCAGCGGCACCTCGCCTGACGGAAACCTTGTGGAAATAGTGGAACTGCCCGACCACCCCTGGTTTTTGGGCTGCCAGTTCCACCCCGAATTCAAATCCAGGCCCATGGACGCGCATCCGCTTTTCCGTGAATTTATCACGGCAGCCAAAAAGCACGCCAAGGTTTAG